CTGGTTGAGCGGCGTCATCGTCCCGTAGTACTCGACCTTGACGTCGTCGAGAACCGAGAGCGAGGCGCGGCCGGTGCGCAGCTTCGCGAGCTCGTGGCGGAACAGCTCCACCGCCTTCTTCATCTTGTCCTGCGCCTTGTCGAACACTTTGTTATCCATAGATCATCGTCCCCATTTTTTCTCCCTTCACCACCTTCTTCAGGTTCTTGGGCTGAAACATGTTGAAGACGATGATGGGGAGGTTGTGATCCATGCACATCGACACGGCGGTCGCGTCCATGACCTTGAGCCGCCTGGTGAGGACATCCACGTAACTCAAACTGTCGTACCTGATCGCCTTGGGGTCCTTGATGGGATCGGCGGAGTAGACGCCGTCGACCTTGGTGCCCTTGAGGACGACCTCCGCGTTGATCTCGACTGCACGGAGTGCTGCCGCCGTGTCGGTCGAGAAGAACGGGCTGCCTGTGCCGCCCGCGAAGACGAGCACCCTGCCCATGTTCAGGTGTCTGAGCGCCTTGCGCCGGATGAACGGCTCGGCGACCTGCGGCATCGCAGTGGCGGTCATGAGCCTGGCGTCAAGCCCCTGCCGCTCGAGCGCCGACTGGAGCGCCAGCCCGTTGATCACGGTGGCGAGCATGCCCATCATGTCGGCCTGGGCCTGTTCGATCGCGCCGCTGGCGGCCGCGACCGCGCCGCGGAAGATGTTGCCGCCGCCTATCACGACCGCGACCTCCGCCCCGGCCTTCGCGATCTCCGCGATCTCGCAGGCGATCGTCTCGGCCGCCTCAAGACCTATGCCGGACTGGGCGCCGGCGGGGTGAAGAGCCTCGCCGGAAAGCTTGAGCAACACCCTCTTGTATTTCATCTAGTCCTTTAGTCCTTTCTTTTCTCGACCCCCTCGCCGACCTGCATGCGTATGAAGGAATCGATCTTGATTCCGTCGTCCAGCTTGGAGAGCCATTTTCCCACCGTGGACTTGCCCTCGGGGTCGCGGACGAAGAGCTGCTCCTCAAGGCATATCTCGGTGAAGACCTTGCCCATCTTGCCGGTGACGATCTTGTCCATGATCTCGGGCGGCTTTTTGGTGTCGCCCATCTGGGCGAGCATGATCTCCCGCTCCTTGGCTATGACCGACTCAGGAACGTCATCCCTCCTCACGTACTGCGGATGCATGGCGGCGACGTGCATCGCGACCTCGCGGGCCGTCTGCTCGTCGAGCTTGCCGTTCGGGTCCGCATACTTCACGATCACGCCGATCTTGGAGCCCGCGTGTATGTACTGCGCGAGCCTCCCCTTGGGTTCGGCCTCCACCCGGGAGAAGCGGCGGACGCCCAGCTTTTCGCCGATCTTCGCGGTAAGCGCGGTCTCGGTCTCGCGGACTGTGGTGTTGCCGAGGGGGGTGGCCATAAGCGCATCGAGGTCGGACGGGTTCGCGTCGCGCACAACGTCGACGACCTTTTTCGCGAACTCCTGGAAGTCGTCCGTCTTGGTGACGAAGTCGGTCTCGCAATTGACCTCCACC
This bacterium DNA region includes the following protein-coding sequences:
- the pyrH gene encoding UMP kinase; protein product: MKYKRVLLKLSGEALHPAGAQSGIGLEAAETIACEIAEIAKAGAEVAVVIGGGNIFRGAVAAASGAIEQAQADMMGMLATVINGLALQSALERQGLDARLMTATAMPQVAEPFIRRKALRHLNMGRVLVFAGGTGSPFFSTDTAAALRAVEINAEVVLKGTKVDGVYSADPIKDPKAIRYDSLSYVDVLTRRLKVMDATAVSMCMDHNLPIIVFNMFQPKNLKKVVKGEKMGTMIYG
- the tsf gene encoding translation elongation factor Ts; protein product: MSITPDMVKELREKTGAGMMDCKTALSESKGDMDAAIETLRKKGMARAASKAGRTAADGLIGSYISKDAKLGVLVEVNCETDFVTKTDDFQEFAKKVVDVVRDANPSDLDALMATPLGNTTVRETETALTAKIGEKLGVRRFSRVEAEPKGRLAQYIHAGSKIGVIVKYADPNGKLDEQTAREVAMHVAAMHPQYVRRDDVPESVIAKEREIMLAQMGDTKKPPEIMDKIVTGKMGKVFTEICLEEQLFVRDPEGKSTVGKWLSKLDDGIKIDSFIRMQVGEGVEKRKD